Proteins co-encoded in one endosymbiont 'TC1' of Trimyema compressum genomic window:
- a CDS encoding viroplasmin family protein, whose translation MSKKKFYAVLNGKEGKPRIYEDWATCQENVKGIKGGVIFKSFPTKEEALDFLNKGGPLEGDDNHVNIKTPLAIFVDGSFKESDNMYSYGMAVVDVATDTAIYEEYGLGTSKEASELRNVAGEMKGAMRALQYCKGGNITAVSLCYDYIGIEAWATGKWRRKNKFTEAYYNYMNKLFNDVEVTFVKIKGHSNNKWNDVADALAKEALGIK comes from the coding sequence ATGAGCAAGAAGAAATTTTATGCAGTTTTAAATGGAAAAGAAGGCAAACCGAGAATTTATGAAGATTGGGCAACTTGTCAGGAGAATGTTAAAGGTATTAAAGGTGGTGTCATCTTTAAAAGTTTTCCCACTAAAGAAGAAGCCTTAGATTTTTTAAATAAAGGGGGACCTTTAGAGGGCGACGATAATCATGTAAATATTAAAACCCCTTTAGCCATTTTTGTAGATGGTAGCTTTAAAGAATCCGATAATATGTATAGTTATGGGATGGCGGTTGTTGATGTTGCTACAGATACAGCTATTTATGAAGAATATGGCTTAGGAACCAGTAAGGAGGCTTCTGAGCTCCGTAATGTTGCTGGGGAAATGAAAGGGGCTATGCGTGCTTTACAATATTGTAAAGGGGGGAATATTACAGCTGTTAGTCTCTGTTATGATTACATAGGTATTGAAGCATGGGCAACAGGAAAATGGAGAAGAAAAAATAAGTTTACTGAAGCTTATTATAACTATATGAACAAACTATTTAATGATGTAGAAGTTACTTTTGTAAAAATCAAAGGTCATTCTAATAATAAGTGGAATGATGTAGCTGACGCTTTAGCAAAAGAAGCTTTAGGGATTAAGTAA
- a CDS encoding MATE family efflux transporter translates to MASKMSNLNLGKTPVGQLLFKLSIPSMAGLLANALYMIINGVYLGKFVGPEALGGVTVAYPMQMILFAFTLLFGTGGGTLLSIAYGAKDNSKVKKIIASTLIFGVITYIALCILTFIFIEPILIAFGGTGATLEHGKTYLLLLLPFFTSQGLALIYENFLRSSGNSIMPMITMISGAIVNILLGYIFIPVLEMGTVGAGLATGMAETFGFIVLFIYIRAKAHHLRATFNKFAVSFKIFREVVASGFAAFANQLAFSIRALVLNILALRLGGENALIMVGIITRLDSFVVIPVFGITHGLRPIVGYAYGGNNYDRIKDCLKIALISATVFLTAMFILIVTLTPQIMGIFVNDIELIEYGIPILVLTHAGLSIIGFNLIGGMFFQSIKRNKMAFFFSLFSPLILFVPLTIIMANITSNIWAVWAVYPLVDGITCIIIIIALILVVRKLKTEIALRKEQEVISSEE, encoded by the coding sequence ATGGCTAGTAAAATGAGTAATTTAAATTTAGGAAAAACACCTGTTGGCCAACTCCTATTTAAACTATCCATTCCTTCTATGGCTGGTTTACTAGCCAATGCACTCTATATGATTATTAATGGTGTCTATTTAGGTAAATTTGTAGGCCCTGAAGCTCTTGGCGGTGTGACAGTGGCCTACCCAATGCAAATGATTCTCTTTGCTTTTACGCTGTTATTTGGAACCGGCGGGGGAACCCTTCTCTCTATTGCCTATGGCGCAAAAGATAATAGTAAAGTTAAGAAAATTATCGCCTCAACACTTATCTTTGGGGTTATTACTTATATTGCACTTTGTATTTTAACATTTATTTTTATAGAACCTATTCTAATCGCCTTTGGTGGTACTGGAGCAACACTGGAACACGGTAAAACCTACCTGCTTCTACTCCTGCCTTTTTTTACCTCCCAAGGGTTAGCCTTAATTTATGAAAACTTCTTACGGTCAAGTGGCAATAGTATTATGCCTATGATTACCATGATTTCAGGAGCTATAGTGAATATTTTATTAGGTTATATTTTTATTCCAGTTTTAGAAATGGGAACGGTAGGTGCGGGTCTTGCTACAGGTATGGCTGAAACATTTGGTTTTATTGTACTCTTTATTTATATCAGAGCCAAAGCTCATCATCTAAGAGCAACCTTTAATAAATTCGCTGTATCCTTTAAAATATTTAGAGAAGTAGTCGCCAGTGGCTTTGCCGCTTTTGCCAACCAATTGGCTTTTAGTATTAGAGCCTTAGTGCTGAATATTTTAGCTTTAAGGTTAGGTGGTGAAAATGCTCTTATTATGGTAGGTATTATTACCCGTCTCGATAGTTTTGTTGTGATACCAGTCTTCGGTATTACCCATGGCTTAAGACCTATTGTTGGCTATGCCTATGGTGGCAATAACTATGATAGAATTAAGGATTGTTTAAAAATTGCTTTAATTAGTGCTACAGTTTTTCTAACAGCAATGTTTATTTTAATTGTGACACTGACACCACAAATTATGGGAATCTTTGTTAATGATATAGAGTTAATTGAATACGGTATTCCAATTTTAGTGCTTACCCATGCTGGTTTAAGTATTATTGGCTTTAATCTCATAGGTGGCATGTTCTTCCAATCCATTAAAAGAAATAAAATGGCTTTTTTCTTCTCCCTATTCAGTCCCCTTATACTGTTTGTGCCGCTGACTATAATTATGGCTAACATAACTAGTAATATTTGGGCAGTCTGGGCAGTCTATCCATTAGTTGACGGGATTACTTGTATCATTATCATAATTGCCTTAATACTGGTGGTTAGAAAACTTAAAACAGAAATTGCTTTAAGAAAAGAACAGGAAGTAATTTCCTCTGAAGAATAA
- a CDS encoding leucyl aminopeptidase encodes MIQLKNTVDNPKGICAYLLFEEDYEEKQQSSLFTELKNKDVFSGKKDSFYTTSFIEDHELKTICLLGLGKRKELTEEALRMAVAKATKQANKLKERELTFFLDQVFMKDKWIRAIGEGLTLAQYAFDKYLSDKKEKTLDNIVLAIPAAPSFKDALDEGIFLGAMTIEARELTNEPGDVVTPVYLANKAKELGKGAGFSTTVYDKKAIEKLKMNAFLAVASGSSFEPVLIVMEYTGNTDGETLGLVGKGITFDTGGLSLKPANSMSTMQGDMGGAASVLTAMGAIAEQKLPINVTAVIAACDNAVSGKSYRPNDILTSRSGKTIFVANTDAEGRLTLIDAVDYILTEKKVDYIVDIATLTGAAEIALGQKIAPTVTNDEAFYKKLKKASKVTGERTWELPHDEDYLELIKSPYADLTNSGGRFAGTITAGLFVGAVVGETPWIHIDIAGPSWAEKDTGYFSKGATGFGTRLLYQLAKEMSNG; translated from the coding sequence ATGATTCAATTAAAAAATACAGTTGATAATCCAAAAGGCATTTGTGCCTATTTATTATTTGAAGAAGATTATGAAGAAAAGCAACAGTCATCCTTATTCACTGAATTAAAAAACAAGGATGTATTTTCTGGTAAAAAAGATAGTTTTTATACTACATCATTTATTGAAGATCATGAATTAAAAACTATTTGTTTGCTGGGTTTAGGTAAACGCAAAGAACTCACAGAGGAAGCTTTGAGAATGGCTGTAGCTAAAGCTACAAAACAAGCCAATAAGCTAAAAGAAAGAGAGCTTACATTTTTCTTAGATCAAGTTTTTATGAAAGATAAATGGATTAGAGCTATTGGTGAAGGTTTAACATTAGCCCAATATGCTTTTGATAAATATCTTTCAGATAAAAAAGAAAAAACCCTGGATAATATTGTGTTAGCTATTCCAGCTGCACCATCCTTTAAAGATGCTTTAGATGAAGGTATTTTCTTAGGGGCTATGACTATTGAAGCTAGAGAATTAACCAATGAACCTGGCGATGTTGTAACACCTGTCTACTTAGCTAATAAAGCCAAAGAATTAGGTAAAGGGGCAGGCTTCTCAACTACAGTTTATGATAAAAAAGCTATAGAAAAATTAAAAATGAATGCTTTTTTAGCTGTAGCCAGTGGCTCAAGCTTTGAGCCTGTTCTAATAGTAATGGAATATACTGGTAATACTGATGGTGAAACACTAGGACTAGTTGGTAAAGGTATTACATTTGATACAGGTGGTTTATCCTTAAAACCAGCTAACAGTATGTCGACAATGCAAGGGGATATGGGTGGTGCCGCCAGCGTATTAACGGCTATGGGGGCTATTGCTGAACAAAAACTCCCTATAAATGTAACCGCTGTTATTGCTGCTTGTGATAATGCTGTTTCTGGGAAAAGCTATCGTCCTAACGATATTTTAACATCAAGAAGTGGTAAAACTATTTTTGTTGCCAATACAGATGCTGAAGGTCGTTTAACATTAATTGATGCTGTAGACTATATTCTCACAGAAAAAAAAGTAGATTATATAGTGGATATTGCTACCTTAACAGGAGCTGCTGAAATCGCCCTAGGTCAAAAAATTGCTCCAACAGTAACCAATGATGAGGCTTTTTATAAGAAGCTTAAAAAAGCCAGCAAGGTTACAGGAGAAAGAACATGGGAATTACCTCATGATGAAGACTATTTAGAATTGATTAAAAGTCCATATGCTGATTTAACCAACTCTGGAGGCCGTTTTGCCGGCACCATTACTGCAGGTCTTTTTGTAGGCGCAGTGGTTGGGGAAACACCATGGATTCACATTGATATAGCCGGTCCTTCTTGGGCCGAAAAAGATACAGGCTATTTTAGTAAGGGAGCAACTGGTTTTGGGACACGACTCCTTTATCAGTTAGCGAAGGAAATGTCTAATGGCTAG
- the greA gene encoding transcription elongation factor GreA — MKEQEQETILTKEGYEKLKEELEYLKNDKRNEVAERIKIAISFGDLSENSEYEDAKREQAHLEGRIADLEKSLSRVKIIEEKSDSQRVKLGSKIKVRNIDTNDELVITIVGSMEFDPENLKISNESPIGKGLLDKKVGSTVKITLPAGIVSYKILEII; from the coding sequence ATGAAAGAACAAGAACAAGAAACGATTCTTACCAAAGAAGGGTATGAAAAGTTAAAGGAAGAGTTAGAGTACTTAAAAAATGACAAGAGAAATGAAGTAGCAGAGAGAATTAAGATTGCCATTAGTTTTGGTGATTTAAGTGAAAACTCAGAGTATGAAGATGCTAAGAGAGAGCAGGCCCATTTAGAGGGTAGAATTGCTGACTTAGAAAAAAGTTTAAGTCGCGTTAAGATTATTGAAGAGAAGTCTGATTCTCAAAGAGTGAAGCTAGGTTCTAAGATTAAAGTGAGAAATATAGATACTAATGATGAGTTAGTCATTACAATAGTAGGTTCTATGGAGTTTGATCCAGAAAATCTAAAGATTTCTAATGAATCTCCTATTGGTAAAGGTCTGCTTGATAAAAAAGTTGGCAGTACTGTGAAAATTACGTTGCCAGCAGGTATTGTTTCTTATAAGATTTTAGAAATTATTTAA
- a CDS encoding hemolysin family protein, which produces MNIAVSLIVTIILVAANGFFVAAEFSMVKVRRTRLETMANEGNKMAARTVGVVDRLNAYLSACQLGITLASLGLGWIGEPAVSQLLMPVFEWFNVPESATHSISFIVGFSIITTLHIVLGELAPKSLAIVSTEKIANYTALPLIIFYKITYPIIWLFNKVTELILRMVGIKQVDNHDVAHTDEEIRLLVEDSYEQGLIDETEMQFVDNVIDFSDTHIVEIMIPKEEMVTVKETDSIESINKMILESKLEHTRYPVYSEKDTIIGFIHIKDLYQELLSKEDKSLEEIIRPIRFVPKNASISNVLKIFQKENNHLVIVKDGYGTIVGMATMEDILEEIVGEIDDEFDIED; this is translated from the coding sequence ATGAATATAGCTGTTTCTTTAATTGTTACCATTATTTTAGTAGCAGCTAACGGCTTTTTTGTTGCTGCTGAGTTTTCTATGGTTAAAGTGCGCAGAACAAGACTTGAGACAATGGCCAACGAGGGTAATAAGATGGCGGCTAGAACCGTTGGTGTTGTTGACCGACTCAATGCCTATTTGTCAGCCTGCCAGTTAGGGATTACACTGGCTTCTCTTGGTTTAGGTTGGATTGGAGAGCCTGCTGTTTCTCAGTTACTAATGCCTGTTTTTGAATGGTTTAATGTGCCTGAAAGTGCTACCCATTCAATTTCGTTTATTGTCGGCTTTTCCATTATTACAACACTTCATATTGTATTGGGAGAGTTAGCGCCTAAGTCACTGGCCATTGTTAGTACTGAAAAAATTGCTAATTATACAGCATTGCCGTTGATTATATTCTATAAGATTACCTATCCAATTATTTGGTTATTTAATAAAGTGACAGAATTAATTTTAAGAATGGTTGGTATTAAGCAGGTGGATAATCATGATGTAGCCCATACTGATGAGGAAATTCGCCTCTTGGTAGAAGATAGTTATGAACAGGGTTTAATTGATGAAACTGAAATGCAATTTGTGGACAATGTAATTGATTTTTCTGATACCCACATTGTGGAAATTATGATTCCTAAAGAGGAAATGGTAACTGTTAAGGAAACAGATTCCATAGAATCCATTAATAAGATGATTTTAGAATCAAAGTTAGAACATACTCGTTATCCAGTATATTCAGAAAAAGATACTATTATTGGCTTTATCCATATTAAGGACTTATATCAAGAGCTTTTGTCAAAAGAAGATAAATCTTTAGAGGAGATTATTAGACCAATTCGATTTGTACCTAAAAATGCTTCTATTAGTAACGTCTTAAAAATCTTTCAAAAAGAAAATAACCACTTAGTTATTGTTAAGGATGGTTATGGCACTATCGTAGGAATGGCTACTATGGAGGATATTTTAGAAGAAATTGTAGGGGAAATTGATGATGAGTTTGATATAGAAGATTAA
- the lysS gene encoding lysine--tRNA ligase, whose translation MEENLTELLQIRRDKIDALKEKGIEPFHGQFKRTHQTKEILDNFEALEGQKAIIRGRLMSKRGHGKAAFVNVADMSGNMQVYIRKDRLGEDAFDVFTSLIDIGDIIGVEGEIFRTQKGEISIRAEKVTLLTKSLLPLPEKFHGLKDVDLRYRQRYLDMIMNADVKDTFVTRSKVLREIRHFLDNKDFLEVETPVLTSIAGGASARPFITHHNTLDMDLFLRISLELPLKRLMVGGIERVYELGRVFRNEGVSTKHNPEFTLLEVYQAYGDLRDMMSLTENMVATVAENVLGKTEVVYQGTPIDFKQPWRKISMVDAVKEHTGIDFEAIGSDEEAMAICKDQLDIEGNLSKGELLNEMFEAHVEEQLIQPTFVYDYPLEISPLAKKLRDNPMLTDRFEAFVFGRELANSFSELNDPIDQKERFLDQVARKEAGDDEAQPYDSDFITALEYGMPPAGGMGMGIDRLVMFLTDALSIRDIIIYPAMKNKN comes from the coding sequence ATGGAAGAGAATTTAACAGAATTATTGCAGATTAGACGTGATAAAATAGATGCTTTAAAAGAAAAGGGCATTGAACCTTTTCATGGTCAATTCAAGAGGACCCATCAAACTAAAGAAATCCTGGATAATTTTGAAGCTTTAGAAGGACAAAAAGCCATTATTAGAGGTCGTTTAATGTCTAAAAGAGGTCATGGAAAAGCTGCTTTTGTCAATGTGGCAGATATGAGTGGCAATATGCAGGTCTATATTAGAAAAGACCGTTTAGGTGAAGATGCATTTGATGTTTTTACATCTTTAATTGATATTGGAGATATTATTGGTGTTGAGGGAGAAATCTTTAGAACACAAAAAGGAGAAATCTCTATTAGAGCTGAAAAAGTTACATTGTTAACTAAAAGCTTACTGCCTTTACCTGAAAAATTCCATGGCTTAAAGGATGTTGATTTAAGATATAGACAGCGTTATTTAGATATGATTATGAATGCTGATGTCAAAGATACATTTGTAACTAGAAGTAAGGTTTTAAGAGAAATTAGACATTTCTTAGATAATAAAGACTTTTTAGAAGTGGAAACACCTGTTTTAACGTCTATAGCTGGAGGGGCTTCCGCCCGTCCATTTATTACCCATCACAATACACTTGATATGGACTTATTCTTGAGGATTTCTTTAGAGTTACCATTAAAAAGATTAATGGTAGGTGGTATTGAGAGAGTCTATGAACTGGGTAGAGTATTTAGAAATGAAGGTGTTTCAACAAAACACAATCCAGAATTTACTTTACTAGAAGTTTATCAAGCTTATGGGGATTTAAGAGATATGATGTCTTTAACAGAAAATATGGTAGCAACAGTTGCTGAAAATGTTTTAGGGAAAACAGAAGTTGTCTATCAAGGAACACCGATTGATTTTAAACAACCTTGGAGAAAAATTTCCATGGTTGATGCTGTTAAAGAACATACAGGTATTGATTTTGAAGCTATTGGCTCTGACGAAGAGGCTATGGCTATCTGTAAAGATCAGTTAGATATTGAAGGTAATTTATCTAAGGGCGAGCTTTTAAATGAAATGTTTGAAGCTCATGTTGAAGAGCAATTAATTCAACCAACATTTGTTTATGATTATCCTCTGGAAATTTCACCATTGGCGAAAAAATTAAGGGATAATCCAATGCTGACCGATCGTTTTGAAGCGTTTGTATTTGGTCGTGAGCTAGCTAATTCATTTAGTGAGCTAAATGACCCTATTGATCAAAAAGAGCGTTTCTTAGATCAGGTTGCTCGTAAAGAAGCTGGCGATGATGAGGCTCAACCTTATGACAGCGATTTTATTACTGCCTTAGAATATGGTATGCCTCCTGCTGGTGGTATGGGTATGGGGATTGACAGATTGGTTATGTTTTTAACGGATGCCCTGTCTATTAGGGATATTATTATCTATCCAGCCATGAAAAACAAAAATTAA